The window CttcgacgagtatttgcatgtcgGTTAGTCAACTGGAATCCTATGCCTCAAAAATTTTTGCGGCAGGCGTTCGTTCTGCTTTCGGCGAGGAATTCCTTCGGGCACCCACCACCGAAGATTGTCAACGGTTGTTTCATCTTCACGAAACAGTCCACGTTTTTCCCGGTATGCTAGGCGgcattgactgcatgcattggaagtggaagaattgtccgactgcttggagggggcaatacttaagcggccacaaaggcggTGGCCCAACGTTTATTCTTGAagcggtcgccgactaccgcctatggatttggcatgcatatttcggtgttACCGGATCCATCAACGACTTGAATGTGCTCTATTATTCACCACTCTTcaatgatgttttgaatgctgtagcaccggcgatcgacttcaccatcaacggaaatgcataccacatgAGTTACTATCTAGCCAATGGTATCTACCCACGTGGTCGACTTCCGTGAAGACGTTCAGCAATCCGCAAGATCTGACGGATTCTTTTTGCGCAGCGTCAAGAGGCTGCTCGgaaagacgtcgaaagagcttttgggGTCCTTGAAACCCGATTCAACATTGTAAAGACCCCGCCTCGGCTGTGGTACGTTAAAAATATTGCTgacatcatgtacacgtgtattatcttgcacaatATGATTATAGCTGACGAAGGTCTGAGGGCGGCTAACTTTAATGACGAGGATGGAGCCGGGAGCTCAACCGCGAGGTCTCCCCCACGccgaggtgtgcatacgacgGTGGGCGAGAGGATCGAAACAAGACACACAATGCGCGACAGCAGAATCTAATCAAACACATTTAGGCGAAATTCGCCAACGCGTagtggattttttttaattttatgaatttaattatgtaattttaaatttttgggattttacttatgtaatttttaatgcattttaatattgtggaaatgtttttctttaaattaaataatggaataatggGACCCTTGAACACGGATGTGGATGCTCTTGCCTAAGAGCAGGgggtaaaagtgggtccgagCCCACGTCCGTGCTCTTGCCAAATAGCACggatgtggatgctctaaataaagtagagatagtatttccaattttagtaatgagtaattttgatttggacaaactaaaaagaaaagtgaatcaTCTTCAGTGAGATGGAGGAGTGTGTATTTataatgagattgaatctcacaacttaatccattatcatatgataataagTTATAGTCATTCtcttccaactaaaataagaatatagaGCAACTTTAAATTATTGGATTAGTTGTCACAACCAATGAGATGTCTACAAATCAATTAATACCcttgataattattttaaaaaaaagctaCACAATTTAATCGTATAGTCATTTGATAATGTGTTTGgcaataaaaaacaaaaaaaaaaaatactaattttagttatagccaacaattaaagataaaaatgtctgctaatagaaaatgaaatccaCAAAAAAGTactcttattataaatagatgaatatttaattttattggacattcaaaatataaaaaaatatggaatatttttgtggaatatattattttgtgtatttttcttttactccAAGTAACTTCCCTATTTCATGGCAATTTAAGGCCAGCCGAATATTagatttgtatttaatttactacTTTAGCTACCAACAATTATGCATTTATTAACATTTAATGATTTGTTGTGTACCCTACTAATCAatgaaacaaaagaaagaaaggaattaaaaaatggaaaatgcaGGAGAACCTATTTTTTAGAGCCTTGGAATTTTAACCTCCCAGGGGCGGATCTATGGCATATAGACCAGGGGCAATTGCCCCACCTCTACCTATCATTTATacatagatatatatataatattagtataaaatgtGTATTATGTATTAGCTTTGCCCCCttagtattttaatagaaaaatcATTATTGCCCCACCTTGGAAGAAAACGAAAAAGTCAAACATGTActttctttaatatttaaaatttaataaaacttaagttgtttttttagagagaaaatcaaaagtcaCTTGAGTGTTGAAGAAGCCAAACGTGAGTCTCTCTCTCTGCTCTAGAACTTGCagagaaaaataagaagacAAATTATACAAACGAAATACTATCACAATTCAAATAGACAATTTGGAGGACAGTTGCGACTGCCGACTTGGGGCTCTTGGAGGAAACGAAATTCATTCAATCTAAATCCAGACAGAGATCGGCCCGCCGTCCCCCGCTGCTGAATTGTTGGACTGGAGGAGAATCTGCTGCTGCTCAACTGCTGAATTGCTGGAGCCTGGAGGAGAAGCTAAGAGGCGAGAAggtatagatatatataatataatataataaaatgacatcTCTTTTATGTGGTTTAATTGTTGTCTCTAATTTATCATACTTTATCATATTTGTGTACACCGTACAATCCTAAATTCTTCAACTTTTCATGTTCTTCTATTAgagtattagttattagtaatattcatcatttaattaaaacactatgactaaatcaatttaaaattttgattttcaagTAACAGATGGAGAAATTTCTCAAGAGAAAGAATTTAATAGTAGAAGAAATACCATCAATTGGAGAAGGAGCAAGTGATGATCACTCTAAAAGAAAACATGTGGAAATCAATTTGGAAGACCTTCCTTCTGATCCCGGGCTTAGAAAGAATATTTTCAGATATCATCCTAATGACCGTGATAGAATTAGAAGGCATTATTTGCAACAAGGCCCGTGTCAACCGAAGGGACACGATTTTCGTCAGAAAAAAATTGGCAACATATATCGACGCTTTGTTCCAAAATGGTTTGAGGAACATGGAAATTGGTTggaatatagtgtttcaaaagATGCtgcattttgtttgtgttGCTATCTTTATAGGCCTAATACTAGAGCACAATCAAGTGGTGAAGTGTTTGTATCAGATGGATATAGTAAttggaagaaaaaagaaaaattcaatGAGCACGTTGGAGGTCCAGATAGTGCCCACAATAGAGCATGGAGAAGCTGTGAGGATTTGATGAAGCAACAACAACATATCCAATTTGCTTTTGCCAAGCAATCAACACAAGCACGGAAGGATTATCGCATTCGCTTGACGGCTTCACTTGACTGTATCCGTTTACTTCTATCTCAAGGTATGGCATTCCGTGGTCATGATGAATCAATAGAGTCTACAAACCAAGGCAATTTTCGTGTGCTCCTACGTTTTCTTGCTGTTCATAATGATGATATAGAAAAAGTTGTCTTGAATAATGCTCCGGGAAATCTGAAAATGATAGCTCCTGATATTCAAAAGGATCTTGTCCGTGCTTGTGCTATGGAGACCACTAATGCTATTCTCCATGAGGTCGGTGATGAATACTTTTCTATATTAGTTGATGAATCTCGTGATATATCAGTCAAGGAACAAATGGCGCTTGCTATTAGATTTGTCAATTCAAAAGGATGTGTGGTTGAACGATTTATTGGTATTGTTCATGTAAGAGACACCAAAGCTTCCTCATTAAAAGCGGCTATagaagttttgtttttaaagcATAATTTGAGCTTGTCTAAAGTGCGAGGGCAAGGTTATGATGGAGCAAGTAACATGCGAGGTGAATTTAATGGACTCAAGGCATTGATCCTACAAGAGAACTCTTCTGCCTATTATGTTCATTGTTTTGCTCATCAATTACAACTAGCTCTTGTTGCTGTGGCAAAGAAAAAACCACAAGTTGCTGCCTTTTTTAACTTGGTGAACAATATAACTACTATAGTTGGAGCTTCATGCAAGCGCAAAGATTTACTTCAGGAGAAGCAAATAGAAAGACTTTTGAGAGCATTTGATTGTGGTGAACTCGAGACGGGCACAGGTTCTAATCAAGAAAGAAGTCTTCAAAGAGCTGGTGATACACGTTGGGGGTCTCATTATAGGTCACTGATAAATTTGTCGATGGTGTTCACTCCAGTTATTGAGGTTCTCCAAATCGTTGAGGAAGATACTGGAGAACAAAGTGGTGACGCATGTTTGTTATTAGGTGTTGTGCCAACTTTTGAGTTTGCATTCATTTTGCACTTGATGACGACGATCTTAGCAATCACGAATGAACTATCTTTGGCATTGCAAAGGAAGGATCAGGATATTGTGAATGCGATGGCCTTAGTTGAAGTAGCAAAACAACATCTACAAGATATGCGGGATGAAGGATGGGAGTCTCTGATCAGCGAAGTATCTATATTTTCTGAGAAAAATGATATTGAAATCTTAGATATGAAGGACATGTATAAGCCTCCTGGTCGAGCTCGAAGGAAAGGTGTAGTTTTGACgaacttgaattatttcagGTTTGAGCTTTTTAATGGTGTGATCGATTGGCAACTACAAGAACTCAACAATCGCTTCAATGAAGCTAACACAAATTTGCTTCTTTGCGTGTCTTGCTTAAGCCCAAAGAGTTCCTTTGCTGCTTTTAACAAATCCAAATTGATTCAACTTGCTCATTGTTATCCTTTGGAGTTCTCTGAAGTTAGTTTTCGGTTGCTTGACAAACAGCTGGAGACTTATATCCGCGACATGAGATCACATGAAGAGTTCTCAAATCTTGAAAGTATTGGAGATCTTTCTCAAAGGTTAGTTGCTACAGGAAGACATATTGTCTATCCATGGGTTTATTTGCTTGTGAAGTTGGCTTTGGTTCTACCTGTTGCGACCGCATCGGTTGAGAGGTATTTTTCGGCtatgaaaattgtgaaaaGCCGTCTTCGTAATAAGATGGGAGACTCTTGGATGAATGATTGTTTGGTTACCTAtattgagagagagatattTTGTAAGATTGATGCTGAAAGAATTTTGCATAGTTTTCAAGTTATGAGACCTCGTCGGGAACAACTGTAATTGTTTAGTTCATGCttaatatattttagtatctttgtcattttatgtttattcatgtatttgtatatatttatatttttgccccCTCTCGTACAATTTTCTCACATTGCACATAATATACACCTATAGATAAAATACACATATagtacacactacacatacattatacacaaaataaacacactTCAGACATTGGGTTtagtgtgtgtaatgtgtatTTTGTGCACCATGTGTatattgtgtattttgtgtaaaatgtgtgtattttgtgtgtaGTGTGGGCAAagcatatattttgtatatgtgCGTAGAGTCCGTGTATTTTGTGTCTAGTGCGTTTGTTATGGATCATGCAAGTGTTATACTACTTCTAAGTTATAACAATTGGGAATTTCAATTACATTCTTTAAAATATAGAATAcaaattgtgaaattgagagattttgaattgtaattaaatttcaaatctaTATATCTTTGCTATACCAAATAttgaatttggaattaaaGGCTCTAATTTCATTCCACGTCTCCAATTCCATTGTACCAAACGGAGTCTTATAAATTTCTTAGACCGGTACAGGTGTAGACTATCCTTATtataagaaataacaaaaatatagtctttgtgatgaaaatattaatttaaatataggagtagtattattttctattttaaatctaatattcatattaaaGGATTAATATAACTTAACAACGTACTTTAACATATTTACGTATTCAAAATTGtgttacaattaattaaaacaaattgattcttcttctttaacATGCATTTATTCTCCAATGATCATATGTAAAGTTTATATGTATGGAGAACCACATGTGGCGATTTAGTACTTCcttcatcccataaaaatagaaatttgagGATGATATAAGttttaagacaaaattggtaaagtaagagaatgtcataggaaaaaataattggagtattgttagtggagaatgagaccCAGCTcataagagaaaataacttGCCAAAAATGGAAGatgactatttttatgggacaaccccaaacaaaaatagaagactatttttatgggacataTGAAATATTACTCAAATTTCAACCCATAGATACATTTCACTTGTTCTTAGCGAAAATAACCTTATCTAGCGACACACCGGTTTATGAGAATTAACCCGTATGAATATGTATATGTCATATTAAAGCAAAGCACCATCTTGAATGCAGATcgtagaataaaaataatagatcATATAAATGATCACCAAGGCCATAATCCATAATAGACAAATGTAAGATGAACTAACGGTCTAATAATTAACCTAGGTCATTTTAAAACTCGAAATTCctataatgaactaaaaaattatataaaaataccttaGGTGCAATTTTATAATGACATACTGTATTAGTTTCGGTTCGGCGTTTGAAATTAGTTCTGTATTGATTACATAACTGTATGTATATGCATATGTAAATATAGGAAGTGGTTCAATTGAAAACTAACATACTTATCAGTTggaatcacaaaatatatcagtTGGTGGCATAAACTATATCAGTTGTTTTGTCTCATTtgaaatgacacatttcttctgAATGtctactattttatttcatactttattctttcttcacttttcacaCAAAGGTCGTTACATATAATTATGTGCCGAAAAAGAAATGCTTCACCTTTCAATAAAATAGGGAgaacattaaataatttatcaatgAAAAATGGGTCTCTAATTTTCATCACTGTTAATTTGGTGCCACAAAATATTTTGCGGTACAGATTATAGTTTTCATCACTCTTGCATTTTAAATACTCCCCATGTCACACtcaaatgagacaaatttctatttttgacaCAATTAAGATAACATTTCTAAAATCGGAAGTACAACTTTCTTttaactttattctctattatattttattgtccATATACTTAACgtacaaaacaacattattttgtGGAGAATAAGAAATATTTCTCTTTAAATAGGATGAATGAAGTATTACAACAAATGAAGTCATCCTTAGTTATATATGCTACCATAAAAATGTAGGTGGGTACTTTAATCACCAATAaccacataaaaatattaaatgtttatttataataaaattatggcCTATGTCTTCTCTGGCCAAACTTTTGAGTTCTAagtcataaaattttacttatattaatcacacatatgaatattaaatttttatctaaaataaaattgtggtCTGTGTCTGTTAGAGTTTAGTATACTGAAAGCATCTTTCGAGTGCATGTATATGTAATAAatcttttatccatttttaccatttttaccattttatgAGAAAGAATAATTTGTTAGAATGCCTTTTGTTTATAGGTTGCTTATGTATTTATAAGATGtatgtttttcatttaaatacaTAGTTTAAGCAAAATGAGTTTAagtcataaaaatattaaatgtttatttataataaaattatggcATATGTCTTCTCTGGCCAAACTTTTGAGGCCTAagtcataaaattttacttatattaatcaccacatatgaatattaaatttttatctaaaataaaattgtgatcTATGTCTCTTAGTATACTGAAAGCATCTTTCGAGTGCTTGTATATGTAATAAatcttttatccatttttactattttatgaGAAAGAATATTTTGTTACAATGTCTTTTGCTTATGGATTGCTTATGTATTTATGAGATGCTGAAATACGTTTtccatttaaataaatagtttaagCAAAATAAGTCTAAGTTTTCTGCATAGTAGACTAGTTGTGAGTGGCGTTCACAGTAGGTAACTTATCGGTTCTTGCAGAAGGAAAACtgtttcacaacctagatagccTTTGACCACCTGTCGTGAAAGGTTGCGATGTTAGTCCGAAAGTTTCCTTAACTAAGGAAATGAATGACGtcggtgtggtatagcactggaGGATCAAACAGTGAGATAAGCCTTTCTTGGAtatttactgaaagacgaggtctcggtgattgtcatttcttaatcattgttgacataatattGAGCATACAAGATTAATTGAAAACTACTATGACTTATCAAATTGTGAGGGTATTTCATTgcccaagaatcctgataGATTGAGTAATGATCATTAATGTCTAAgtggtgctagtattgttattataatgaatcgtgtgctgggAGAGACTAGtatgataatatcctcaagaggtatttaggaaaatgttttattattcagaaaactggctagttggaatttattccatgaataataaataatgtttctaAACTAtgacaactcttggaaaaagaaattaattaataaaagtcaaatagcagacttaatattaattaaaagatatttatatcttaaacacgtgaaatgatttaattaaagaggaAGTCCCGGAATACTCGTAATTTCGGTTTGGACGGACAATCAATATTATATCTATAgttgatgataataatatttaagtttgggcttgaattaaattacttttaatttaattagtgaaagCCTGAACTGTGGTCCAATCCAATCCTCCACAGATCCCTGGTCTGACCCaaaattattaacttaatataaaagggagaagaagagaagaaaggctaattaatcataatctCTGCATTTTGAGAGAAGaggaaaatatcgatatattcATAGATTAGGGTTCCAGATTTctatcttcaattcttctccagcTTTTGAAGATTTGACAAGTTTTGCCCACACAAAGGTCAATTCCGAGTTAAAGGGAACAGATCAAAAGATCCGTGGTAGAGATCGATTGAAGCAGGagttcaaattcaattacttGAACTCATATGGTAAATCGTTGTatttaattgcatatattttCAGTATAATCTGTGACTATATTCTTAtgaacatatttatttttttgcaatcTGAAAAAGCATGCTTATATATAAATCTTTCATTAAACTAAATAGATTTCCGCTGCAAAACCAACAATGTCTTCTCTGGCTGAATTCGTGAGGCCAAACTCTTAAAAGGCTTAGCTAGTCAACTTATTTGGATCACACCCGATCTTTGATCCGAATTAAAACTTATGTCTTAGCCTAGTAACGTTTCGTTTACCAACACAAAGAGTGAGGAGTCCTTTATGATGTGAATCCTTGCCCATACACCAAACAAATAAGTTCCCAAGGCTTGTTTTTGTAGCTAAACTACGGACTAAAGAGTCAACCCACACAAAGTTGAGACAACACAGTAATGGTAGAAATATAAGAGAATGAAGGTGTTAGGAATAGGAGAACCTCTTCGGGACCTTAGTTCTTCTTTAAGAAGATGAAGACAACCCTCGACTACTTTTACCGAACCAATTGATTTACAATGAGTTGGAAAAACAACAAGCATAATTTTACCTAAGTAACACAAGATCACTCAAGCAACCACAAAAGATGGAATTCAGATAAAACTCTTCCTTTCTAATGAGAGAAAACATTCACAAATAAGTTCAAAATGTTCAATAATTTGAACAAAGTGTTTTTGAGCTTCCTTTTATACATAGAgctagataaaaaaaaataagacacATTTTTTAGAGCATTCG is drawn from Salvia hispanica cultivar TCC Black 2014 chromosome 6, UniMelb_Shisp_WGS_1.0, whole genome shotgun sequence and contains these coding sequences:
- the LOC125193617 gene encoding zinc finger MYM-type protein 1-like, with translation MEKFLKRKNLIVEEIPSIGEGASDDHSKRKHVEINLEDLPSDPGLRKNIFRYHPNDRDRIRRHYLQQGPCQPKGHDFRQKKIGNIYRRFVPKWFEEHGNWLEYSVSKDAAFCLCCYLYRPNTRAQSSGEVFVSDGYSNWKKKEKFNEHVGGPDSAHNRAWRSCEDLMKQQQHIQFAFAKQSTQARKDYRIRLTASLDCIRLLLSQGMAFRGHDESIESTNQGNFRVLLRFLAVHNDDIEKVVLNNAPGNLKMIAPDIQKDLVRACAMETTNAILHEVGDEYFSILVDESRDISVKEQMALAIRFVNSKGCVVERFIGIVHVRDTKASSLKAAIEVLFLKHNLSLSKVRGQGYDGASNMRGEFNGLKALILQENSSAYYVHCFAHQLQLALVAVAKKKPQVAAFFNLVNNITTIVGASCKRKDLLQEKQIERLLRAFDCGELETGTGSNQERSLQRAGDTRWGSHYRSLINLSMVFTPVIEVLQIVEEDTGEQSGDACLLLGVVPTFEFAFILHLMTTILAITNELSLALQRKDQDIVNAMALVEVAKQHLQDMRDEGWESLISEVSIFSEKNDIEILDMKDMYKPPGRARRKGVVLTNLNYFRFELFNGVIDWQLQELNNRFNEANTNLLLCVSCLSPKSSFAAFNKSKLIQLAHCYPLEFSEVSFRLLDKQLETYIRDMRSHEEFSNLESIGDLSQRLVATGRHIVYPWVYLLVKLALVLPVATASVERYFSAMKIVKSRLRNKMGDSWMNDCLVTYIEREIFCKIDAERILHSFQVMRPRREQL